CAGATTACATCAAATGGATTGAGTGTGTAAACATACCATTAGAAAAAGGTGGTGTAGGGAGGTTCAGTAGTCTAAGCTGCTGACTCTGGGACAtcagcgtgggttcaaatccggcCCACTGCTCATGGGTTCAAATCCGGCCCACTGCTCATGGGTTCAAATCCGCCCCACTGCTCATGGGTTCAAATCCGGCCCACTGCTCATGGGTTCAAATCCGCCCCACTGCTctcagcaaaaactctctcctccatctttacccactttcctgtcaaataaaacaaccatgcctgaaaaaaaaaaaagacaaaaagcaaTCCATAGAAAAAGGTCAGATGTTCTCCTCGTAAGTGCTGCGTCAGGAAAACGCCTGTTCTCTGCCTCGGCACCTGTTTGGAGTGAACATTCACAAACATCAGCACACAGACTGAAGGAATGAGCCTTGGCTTAGACCCCTTTAGACAAGATAATGCCCCTCTAATTCCACCCGGTGCTGCTGAATAGCACCCTTTCCCCTGCCAGTGGAACTGCTGCTGCAGTCAGGCTGACTCTCCCAGAGCCCTGGGCCAACAGTAACAATGAGTGCCGGGCTAGCAAAAACACTTGGTGCCGGCTTTGGGCTTTCCTGACTCTCCTGTGTTGAGAGGCAGAGTGCAGCCCTAAGGTAATAGTAAAAGCCCTCCATACCAGAACGTCAGGATTAAATCAGAACAACGCAGGCAAATGCTGTATACACTCGCACACCTGCCCATACACACCTGGTTAACGATGTTACATCAGGCAACAGAGATGAATCACAATCACCTTTAGTCAATAGTAAATGTACACATACTCAGAATTGTACTTCACTTTATTTGGTTGTTGGTGCTATTGGTGGTAAACGACATATGTtgacagaatacacaaaatctACAAAATGCAGTAAGTAAGTTTTTACAGAATGTGTTGTGAGCAAGTTAATGGGTTTATAATGTAACTGTAAATGGATTGATGCATGTAGAAAGTTAGAATCGTATACACAGGCACGAGGAGATGAGCAGAGGTTAAAGTGCAGCATAGTGCAGCTGTTCAGTGTGGAGATGGCACTTTTTTAACCCATATTGGACCCCAAAATGTTCAGCCCTCCAGATTTTGTGACATGTCTTTGCCTCATCCCAACTCCACATCAGGGCCGAGAGCATCACATATTGAGATTCTTCCGCCAAGCACATGCTAGCCAACTTCTTTGCCCTGGGAGTGATGTATGACCTAGATGGATGTGGCAACCAATGACCCATCCTGCAGTCCGTTAAATGTATTGCAGGGGGCGGATGCAGACCCGAATCAAACAGCAACGCCAGACCGTGTACTTTAAGTTTGATGAATGATGTCGGATCAGGATTGACTGGGAAAACCCTTTATGTATCTTCTTGATGATCACTAGAAAATACAGACCCAAGTGATTTCTCActctgctcactcaaccagtaACTACAGGCTTGCACACACTCATTCTAcggccaacaaccacaattaagTTTGCATGTGCCCGACCTACCAGAAGGAGGTGCTAGAGCACTCCAAGCCAATTAGTGCAGTCCTCTGCTAAACCCCTAAACACTGTGGGTATGCCATGACCAGGAATCAAACACCTCACTTATATGACACATCTGTGCTGTGACCACTGAGCCAATCTGGGACAATTGAGCAGACCTGCATGTGTTACTCCAGGAAACCCTTGATGGCTAACAGAGTACATAAACAGAATGttctgatttaaaatgtaaattgatcTCGCCTGTTGTGTTCTCACAATAAGGAATTGTTATGATTAATATGTGGATTTTGTGAATGTTTCCACAACGTGTGTGAATCATTAGTACCTGTGTACCACACACAGCTGTTGACATGAGGTTAATCAAAACATgactgttttttgtgtgtgtgtgtgtgtgtgtgtttatgtgagcGTTAGCTCAGTCAGCAGTGGACCCAGGGTTAGAATAGGTTCTCTGTGAATTCCTGTGGATCGTGCCAGAGGGTTGGCCCAAACAAAGCAGCGTTCTCTTGCAGCCCGGTCCGTCTGCTTGCCTGCCTGCTTGcctgactgcctgcctgcctgtgcaGTTTAGGTTAAAGGCAGTTAATTGGTTTCCTGCTCAGGGTTAAGTCAACATGCTGTCTTGTTTTAAACAGTGTGGAAACTTGAGAGAAGCAACAGTATGGCAGTGTTGGCTCACCCCAGCCTTACAGAGCCAGTTAGAATAATACCAGATCTTTGCCTGGTTATCATTCCCATAGAGTTGTAAAACTTCATACGCTCCGAAAGCCAAACACACAGTCGTTTACACACCTCACACTCCAGTGATCTGCAAGCAGAATCATTCACCCAGCATTACAACGAGGGCTCCTGTTGGAGCTTAAAGGACGGCAAATATATCAGAGAGATCCTTTAGTAGTTGGCACCTTAAACTTTAAATTGTGTGATTTAAATTGTGTGATCCCATTTGCAGACATTTGTGATTCATAAACGGCCTACATGGGTCTTGATAGAAATTACTCAAATCACTTGAGCACTAACTGACTGCTAGATTTGTGTGAATGCAGGGGGCCTCTTATCTTACTCATTGTTTATACTCTGTATTGACACAGTTTAGTAAATTACTTTTCAGCTAAATAGAcagtacgttttttttttatgtctacATAAATGCTTTTTGCTGGGAACTACTGGAAATTGATCGTCCCTGTTTTGAAGTTTTTTTGTGCGTAATCCTCTCTGCACGGGTGTTGGTGGGAGCCACGTAGCCTAACCCTCGGCCAACATCTGTGTCTTTCAGATGACACAGCAGCGACGCGCACCGACACTCCGCCCGCCATCGCCCAACCCAACACTGCGCCTGACCAGCCGGACCCCACCGGAGAGGCGTGGGGTAAGCGGCCCACCGCCTCACTTGACCACACCCTAACGCTCCTACAAGTTCCCGCCTGAAAAACCGTGGGCCTCTCTGTCCTGTTGTTGTCTGTGCAGTGAAGCCGCGCTTCAGCCAGCCCACCAAAATGCGCCGGCGGGTGCTGTACAAGCCGGTGGGGAGTTCTGTGAGGCTCAAGTGCCAGGCCAGCGGCGTCCCTCCGCCCGTCATCACCTGGTGGAAGGACCAGGCCCCGCTGCCCCCACCGCGCCAGAACAAGCGCCCCCAGTGGACCCTAACCCTGAAGAACCTGCAGCCCCAGGACAGTGCCAAGTACACCTGCCACGTCTCCAACCCAGCCGGGCACATCAACGCCACGTACAAGCTGGATGTCATCGGTGAGGAGCGATAACGGCGCTGGCAAACAACGACGTCACGGTTCCTTTTCCTTGACGTctttgatttcaacgccaggcCTCTGATGGTGCTGACTTTTCCCACGCTCCTGTCCTTTCTCCCTACAGAGCGCTCTCACTGCAAACCGGTCCTGACGGGCACCCACCCGGTCAACACCACCGTGGAGTACGGCGGCACCGCCTCCTTCCAGTGCAAGGTCCACAGTGACGTCAAGCCCGTGGTCCAGTGGTTGAAGAGGGTGGAGCCAGGCACAGAGGACCGTTACAACTCCACCCTGGAGGTCGGTGGGCAGCATTTCGTGGTTCTGCCCACGGGGGACGTGTGGTCTCGGCCTGACGGCTCGTACCTCAACAAGCTGGCTATTGTCAAGGCCCGCGATGAGGACGCTGGCATGTACATCTGCCTGGGAGCCAACACCATGGGCTACAGCTTCCGCAGTGCTTACCTCACCGTCCTGCCAGGTTAGTACAACCAGTCACTCTGAATGGAGAACGGGACTTCACTGGAATGGCGGGGGGTTCATCTGGTTATGTCTGGTCGTAGGACCACTCAAAGATCTGTACAGccatctctcatctctcctctggtgtgtgtgcatgggttttttgtgtgtgtgtgtgtgtgtatgtgtgtgtgtgtccagaccCTCAGGTGGAGAACACGGTAACCCCACCCCACCTAAAGTCTGGTCTGCCCTGGCCTCTAATCATCGGCATCCCAGCCGCGGCACTCCTCATCGTGGGAAGCATTGTACTCTGGCTGTGCCACAGTCGTCGACGCCACAACACCCTGCCCCCGCGGCCCATTCACGTGGCCCACCGGGACCATCACATCCCGGACAAAGAGGCCAGCGCCACCACACCCTGCAGCGGCCTGACCGGCCCTGACTACCCGAGCCAGAGACTGGTGGGCCTGGGAGCCCCGGCCCTCGGCGGGGCCCCTAAGATATACTCCAAATTttacacagacacgcacacacacacacactcccacgcCCATGTGGACGGTAAGGTTCATCAGCACCAGCACTTCCACTACCAGTGCTAACCAGACCCCCCCCCTCGTCTCGCCCAGATGGCCTTGTTTCCTAGTCAGTGCTGCTATTCTCACCCAACAATGGACTATGAGCAAGGGACAATGAGCCAGGTAGATTGTACCATGAACTTGTAGTTCATATGAACTACAGCTCCCATGCTAAGAAGTTCTGAAAATGTCGCAACACCACCTACCAGGTTGGATCCTGGGATAAGCATGGAGTAAGCTGCCTGCTTTGGAGGAATACCGATTCAGTAAGGATTCTCAGGGCAAAAATAACCTAGAACATTTGCTATTGAGTCATTTCtatgttttcttgtgtttttccATACCAGTCCACTGATAGTAAATcacaaattttattttaaacaaagaaaGAATGGTTCATGTCAGGTTGGAACAAAATAAATCTAGCATGATCGactaaacagaaatatttgtGTTTGGATGCGTGCAGCCCTGGATATATCGGTAACAAGTTAATGGAAGAAATTACCAATTTGGTTCAATTTAGGTAAACTTCCATTTTAggatttaaattaattattccTAATATAGCACACTTTTCCAAACATGTACCCATATCCAAACCTCCAAAGTAATGTAATAATCTTTAAGCTTGTGCATATTGGATAAATTCTATATTTGTATATCATATGAATTGGAAGAAGTAACTGTGACAAACTAAATATCTAgccaaaatgtttacattgtgataGCTTTCATATTGTCATTATAGCTAAACAAACTGTGGTGTCCTCTTTTGAAATGGGTGGTATTGTTTTTTTGAAGAGATTTACTTGTGTAAGTTTCATGTAGGAAAGTACAGTTAATCAGGGAAATGATGGATGAATGAACGAACGGATGATGGATGGTCAGATGGATGATGGATATATAGATTTttaaatggatggatggattaggTGATAAGTGctttttttacatatgttttCAGATATTCTATGTATCCAACtacaaaaacattcagtattattattactttcatTTACCTTGTATGTCAGATTCCAATTTATGTTACAGCgctataaatgtgtatatgATTTACATTTCTTATGAGGGTACAGTATATTGTTGTATAAGGTACATGAAGACGAATTGTATCTGTGTCAATTTGCTTTATAAAACTCACCAAAAAGAAATTAGTTGCGTTTTTACTttattcttgtgtgtgtgttgttaacaacaatttattttccaattGGGTCATTTAATATGACTAATATGACTAGTATTTATTGAATTATTGAATCAAGCCAAAGAAGCTCAGGAAtacaactttgactgaaaaacTGGGTGATGCTAAAACACAAAAAGCAATTGGAAGATTAAGTTTAACATGCTAAAACACTAACTAAATATCAATTtaatttgatcatccttttTGCATGTCTTAATATTTAAAAGAGCATCTAAAGTTATTTCATGTTTCACTGTTATGTTGTAATTTCGATTTTCTCTTTAACTCAGTTGATACCGTGTCCAGAGGTAACACTCC
The window above is part of the Esox lucius isolate fEsoLuc1 chromosome 4, fEsoLuc1.pri, whole genome shotgun sequence genome. Proteins encoded here:
- the fgfrl1b gene encoding fibroblast growth factor receptor-like 1b; the encoded protein is MFSKDGCLAVCTVMFILLSSSEARGPPWVSRPVEERQTARLGRTVRLACPIEGDPPPLVLWVKDGRNVHPGWSRYRVLKQSLKIKAVEPGDAGGYVCRVTNGFGSVALNYTLIVIDDTAATRTDTPPAIAQPNTAPDQPDPTGEAWVKPRFSQPTKMRRRVLYKPVGSSVRLKCQASGVPPPVITWWKDQAPLPPPRQNKRPQWTLTLKNLQPQDSAKYTCHVSNPAGHINATYKLDVIERSHCKPVLTGTHPVNTTVEYGGTASFQCKVHSDVKPVVQWLKRVEPGTEDRYNSTLEVGGQHFVVLPTGDVWSRPDGSYLNKLAIVKARDEDAGMYICLGANTMGYSFRSAYLTVLPDPQVENTVTPPHLKSGLPWPLIIGIPAAALLIVGSIVLWLCHSRRRHNTLPPRPIHVAHRDHHIPDKEASATTPCSGLTGPDYPSQRLVGLGAPALGGAPKIYSKFYTDTHTHTHSHAHVDGKVHQHQHFHYQC